Proteins found in one Triticum aestivum cultivar Chinese Spring chromosome 4D, IWGSC CS RefSeq v2.1, whole genome shotgun sequence genomic segment:
- the LOC123097706 gene encoding kinesin-like protein KIN-14F produces the protein MAEAASLFSLSAAAVVEDVLREHGCRLSDRDLASRRTGEAAARRNEAAGWLRRTVGAVAGRDLPEEPSEEEFRLGLRNGQILCSALNRVHPGAVQKVVTADSVDGAALSAFQYFENVRNFLVAAQEIGLPCFEASDLEQGGKNARVVNCVLALKSYGDWKQCGGTGLWKYGGNLKPSASGKSLVRKNSEPFRRCQSMNEGEAPYEDAGFNGDAHLDCGDMSRSRPLKMLVSAVLSDKRPDEVPQLLESMLGKLVDEFENRLKSQNELVKAALKNGTDSTKCFSKSKVLVEATPNFSERKMDTSEIYSKHKQTKKEASGKVALKQHSILQQQSKHLEDLKANLQTTRAGMEFIQMKYSEDLNILGRHLFSLAHAASGYHKVLEENRKLYNQVQDLKGSIRVYCRIRPFLPGQVSSSTVGCIDDGNITIITPSKSGKDGRKSFSFNKVFGPSSTQDEVFLDTQPLIRSVLDGYNVCIFAYGQTGSGKTFTMSGPKNMTEQTQGVNYRALGDLFNLAEKRKGTFVYDIAVQMIEIYNEQVRDLLISDGLNKRLEIRNNSQNGINVPDASLVRVASTMDVMELMNIGHRNRTVGATALNDRSSRSHSCLTVHVQGKDLTSGNIIRGCMHLVDLAGSERVDKSEVTGERLKEAQHINKSLSALGDVIASLAQKNAHVPYRNSKLTQLLQDSLGGQAKTLMFVHISPESDAVGETISTLKFAERVSTVELGAARLNKESGEVKELKEQISRLKTALQMKDSGSEQNITRNSEALNTKMPSPVFSNRRQGSCDLLPGQANFRQPMEDVGNIEVRPNPKLRQKKPSFDLQDLLASNDSPSWPDSNSRVNFQMGEERETVCGDWVDKVVVNNNHSLGDWEGDNTALPDFFYQRYHSGLRDEQQRPRFCSTNTDDSDDIDVATSDSSESDALWQFNVSSINSSVIQSGSKIKKPQTKIREASDTRTPSHSQIPSASRKASNGQNRSGRQPLSGSDSRRLSSNGRHSGTK, from the exons ATGGCGGAGGCGGCGTCGCTCTTCTCGCTCTCCGCGGCCGCCGTGGTGGAGGACGTGCTGCGGGAGCACGGCTGCCGCCTCAGCGACCGCGACCTCGCCTCGCGCAGGACGGGGGAAGCCG CGGCTAGGCGGAACGAGGCGGCCGGGTGGCTGCGCCGCACCGTGGGGGCCGTCGCCGGGCGGGACCTGCCGGAGGAGCCGTCGGAGGAGGAGTTCCGCCTCGGCCTGCGCAACGGCCAGATCCTCTGCAGCGCGCTCAACAGGGTCCACCCAGGCGCGGTCCAGAAG GTGGTCACGGCGGACTCGGTCGACGGCGCCGCGCTGTCGGCGTTCCAGTACTTCGAGAACGTGCGCAACTTCCTGGTGGCGGCGCAGGAGATCGGCTTGCCGTGCTTCGAGGCCTCCGATTTGGAGCAG GGAGGGAAGAACGCCAGGGTGGTGAACTGCGTGCTGGCATTGAAGTCGTACGGCGACTGGAAGCAATGCGGGGGCACCGGGCTGTGGAAATACGGGGGGAACTTGAAACCCTCGGCTTCCGGCAAGTCCTTGGTGAGGAAGAACTCGGAGCCTTTCCGGAGGTGCCAATCCATGAACGAGGGGGAAGCGCCCTATGAGGATGCTGGATTCAATGGCGATGCTCATCTTGATTGCGGTGACATG TCGAGGTCACGTCCGCTGAAAATGCTGGTCAGCGCGGTTTTGTCCGACAAGAGGCCAGATGAAGTTCCGCAG CTCTTAGAGTCGATGCTGGGTAAACTCGTCGATGAATTCGAGAATCGCTTGAAGAGCCAAAATGAATTG GTGAAAGCTGCTCTGAAAAATGGCACAGACAGCACCAAATGCTTCTCCAAATCTAAGGTTCTCGTCGAGGCCACTCCTAATTTTAGTGAGAGAAAG ATGGATACATCAGAGATTTACTCCAAGcataaacaaacaaaaaaagaagcaTCAGGGAAGGTGGCACTGAAGCAACACTCAATTCTCCAACAGCAGTCAAAGCATCTTGAG GATCTTAAGGCTAATCTTCAAACAACAAGAGCGGGTATGGAGTTTATACAAATGAAGTACTCTGAGGACCTCAACATATTAG GAAGGCATCTGTTTAGCCTTGCACATGCTGCCTCCGGTTACCACAAAGTTCTTGAAGAAAATAGAAAACTGTACAATCAAGTGCAAGATCTTAAAG GTAGTATCAGGGTGTATTGTAGGATACGACCCTTTTTACCTGGACAAGTAAGTTCATCCACTGTGGGCTGCATTGATGATGGAAATATTACGATTATTACTCCTTCGAAATCTGGAAAGGATGGCCGGAAATCGTTTAGCTTCAACAAGGTTTTCGGACCATCTTCAACTCAAG ATGAGGTATTCTTAGATACTCAACCCCTTATTCGCTCTGTTCTTGATGGGTACAACGTTTGTATCTTTGCATACGGCCAAACTGGATCAGGCAAGACATTCACAATG AGTGGACCCAAGAATATGACTGAGCAAACCCAAGGTGTAAACTATCGGGCACTTGGGGACCTATTTAACCTTGCTGAAAAAAGAAAAGGAACCTTTGTCTATGATATTGCTGTGCAAATGATCGAGATTTACAATGAACAAGTCAGGGATCTCCTCATCAGTGATGGTCTCAACAAAAG ATTAGAGATTCGGAATAATTCTCAAAATGGAATTAATGTGCCGGATGCAAGCCTTGTCCGTGTGGCGTCGACGATGGATGTAATGGAACTGATGAACATTGGACACAGGAATCGCACTGTGGGTGCCACTGCGTTAAACGACCGGAGTAGTCGTTCCCACAG TTGTTTAACTGTTCATGTCCAAGGAAAAGATTTGACATCAGGGAACATTATCCGTGGCTGCATGCATTTAGTTGATCTTGCAGGCAGCGAGCGGGTTGACAAGTCAGAGGTCACAGGAGAAAGGTTAAAAGAAGCACAGCATATTAACAAATCATTGTCAGCCTTAGGGGATGTAATTGCTTCACTTGCCCAGAAGAATGCTCACGTACCCTACAGGAATAGTAAATTAACACAACTCCTCCAAGATTCTCTCG GAGGCCAGGCCAAAACCTTGATGTTTGTTCATATAAGCCCGGAAAGTGATGCTGTAGGAGAAACCATAAGCACCTTGAAGTTTGCCGAGCGTGTTTCTACGGTTGAACTTGGTGCTGCTCGACTTAATAAAGAATCTGGAGAAGTTAAAGAGCTCAAGGAGCAG ATTTCTCGACTGAAAACAGCATTACAAATGAAAGATTCAGGATCGGAGCAAAACATTACTCGCAACTCTGAAGCATTAAACACGAAGATGCCTTCTCCTGTTTTTTCAAATAGGCGACAGGGCAGTTGTGATTTGCTGCCTGGCCAAGCTAACTTCAGGCAACCAATGGAGGATGTCGGAAACATAGAG GTTAGACCCAATCCTAAATTGAGACAAAAGAAACCAAGCTTTGATCTTCAGGATTTATTAGCATCAAATGATTCTCCTTCGTGGCCAGATAGCAATTCAAGGGTGAATTTTCAGATGGGAGAAGAGAGGGAAACAGTTTGTGGGGACTGGGTAGATAAGGTTGTGGTGAACAACAATCACTCTCTTGGTGATTGGGAAGGAGACAACACGGCTCTTCCTGACTTCTTTTACCAAAGATACCATTCAGGTTTGAGAGATGAGCAGCAAAGACCTCGATTTTGCTCAACGAATACTGATGATTCCGATGATATTGACGTTGCAACGAGTGATTCCTCAGAATCAGATGCACTTTGGCAGTTCAATGTTTCAAGCATAAACAGTTCAGTTATTCAAAGTGGGTCAAAGATAAAGAAACCACAAACGAAAATAAGAGAGGCCTCAGATACAAG GACACCAAGTCACTCCCAAATACCATCAGCGTCAAGAAAAGCCTCAAATGGACAAAACAGATCTGGAAGGCAACCTTTAAGTGGTAGCGATAGCAGAAGGCTTTCATCAAACGGTAGACACTCTGGTACGAAGTAG